Part of the Rhodobacteraceae bacterium M385 genome is shown below.
TCGCCATTGCGTTTCTGGTGACATCCATCACCTTGACGATCATCGCGGCGCAGAATTCTTCGACATCGTCGGTGCTTGACGGTTTGGGCGGTTTGCCCCCGGTCGAGGGTGACGCAGACAGCGCATTGCCGCCAATCGACTCGATGCTGCCACCTGTTGGCACAGACGGCCCGGCCCTTCCGCCAGTCTCCGAATAAATTCACCCCCCTCCTCCCCACTCGATTTCGCGTGGGGGTTGGGGTTTTCCACATGATATTGCGTCGCAACGTGGGTCCGTGCTTGTGCGCGCCCCCCGAATCCGGGTACTCTCAAATCCCGTGACAATAACTTTGATGGGCAGGCAAATTGGCCGCGCCATCCGCACGGGGGACTAAACAGGCATGGCGCGATTTATTTTCATCACCGGGGGTGTGGTCTCTTCGCTTGGCAAGGGATTGGCTTCGGCCGCTTTGGGCGCCTTGTTGCAGGCGCGCGGCTTCTCGGTGCGGTTGCGCAAGCTGGACCCTTACCTGAACGTGGACCCCGGAACGATGTCGCCGTTTGAGCATGGCGAAGTCTTTGTGACAGATGACGGCGCGGAAACGGACCTCGACCTCGGCCACTACGAACGTTTCACCGGTGTTCCGGCCAGCAAGACGGATTCGATCTCGTCGGGGCGCATCTACACCAACGTTCTCGAAAAAGAGCGGCGCGGCGATTATCTGGGCAAAACCATTCAGGTGATCCCCCATGTTACCAATGAAATCAAAGACTTCATCTCAATTGGTGAGGATGACGTTGATTTCATGTTGTGCGAAATCGGCGGCACTGTCGGGGATATTGAAGGGCTGCCTTTCTTTGAAGCGATCCGCCAGTTCAGCCAGGACAAGGCACGTGGTCAGTGCATTTTTATGCATCTCACGCTGCTCCCGTTCATCAAGGCATCGGGTGAGTTGAAGACAAAGCCGACGCAGCACTCGGTCAAGGAATTGCGCTCTATCGGGCTCGCGCCGGACATTTTGGTGTGCCGATCTGAGGGCCCGATTCCCGAGAAAGAGCGTGAAAAGCTGGCGTTGTTCTGCAACGTTCGCCCTGATTCCGTGATCGCCGCGCAGGACCTGTCGTCCATCTACACCGCACCGCTTGCCTACCACCGCGAGGGGCTGGATCAGGCCGTTCTGGACGCATTCGGCATCAGCCCCGCCCCCAAGCCAGACCTCAGCATTTGGGAAGACGTGGCCGATCGGATCAACAATCCTGAAGGTGAAGTTAAGGTCGCAATTGTCGGTAAATATACGCAGTTGGAAGACGCCTATAAGTCAATCGCCGAGGCACTGACCCACGGCGGCATGGCGAACCGGGTGAAGGTCCGGGTTGAATGGGTCGATGCCGAGATATTTGAGCGCGAGGATGTTGCGCCTCATCTCGATGGATACCACGCGATCCTCGTCCCCGGCGGCTTCGGAGAGCGCGGTACTGAAGGTAAAATCAAGGCCGCGGAATTCGCCCGCACCCGGAAAATCCCATACCTTGGGATTTGCCTTGGCATGCAAATGGCGGTGATCGAGGCGGCGCGCAATTTGGCCGATCTGGACGATGCCGGGTCTGAAGAATTCGATCACGAGGCCGGAAAGAAACGTTTTACACCAGTGGTTTACCACCTGAAAGAATGGGTGCAGGGCAACCACAAGGTTGAACGTAAAGTGGGTGACGACAAAGGCGGCACCATGCGTCTTGGGGCCTATGATGCGGTGCTGACCGAAGGCTCTCGCGTGGCCGAGGCTTACGGGACGACGGCGATCGAAGAGCGCCACCGCCACCGCTATGAGGTCGATACAAAATACCGCGAGGCGCTGGAGGAAAAGGGGATGATCTTTTCTGGCATGTCCCCAGACGGCGCGCTGCCAGAGATCGTCGAAGTGAAGGATCACCCGTGGTATATTGGTGTGCAATTCCACCCGGAATTGAAGTCCAAACCCTTCGCCCCTCACCCGCTTTTCCGGGACTTCGTGCGCGCCGCGAAGGACAACTCGCGCCTCGTTTAAGGGGGCTGCGTTAACGGTGTCTCAACCTGTGGCGGGCACACTGGGATGAATGTGCCACATGTACGCCGAATTGGGCCGATGGGGCTGGTGGCCTCCCTTTCCAGTCAGGGGGCTTACCGTTATAAAGAAGAGACCGGTGGAATCGAGCACCGCCACCGATTGAAGGTCGTAAAAGGACACGCCATGCGCTTCACATTGTCAGCCATCGCCCTAGCCACCGCGTTTTCCGCGTCCGGCGCCGCCGCACAAGACGCCAGCCAGTGGACTGGTTTCTATGCAGGTTTCGCGACCAACATCATCTCGCCCGAGTTTGATAACTCCACTGCGACGACTCCTTTGCAGGAGGGCACTGGTTTCGGTGCATACGGCGGTTACAACTACGCATTCGGCGATAACTTCGTTGTCGGGGCAGAGCTTGGATTTAGCGGCCCGGCCTCCTTCCAGACGACGCTTGGCGCCAATGACTTTGAATTCGACAACGTCATGAACGCGCGTGTTCGCGGTGGCTATGCCATCGGAAGCGCTCTGGTTTATGGCTCCCTTGGCTACCAAGTCGTGAACTACTCTGCCTCGGCTGGCGTTTCGTCGGCAGGATCGGCAGACGGCCTTGTTTATGGCATCGGCATGGAAATGCTGCTGAACGAGCAAGTTTCCGTTCGGGTCGATTACACCTCCACCCACATGTCCCCAGACGCGGGCACGATCACTGGCGGCTCTGCCGGCGAACAGATCGACGCCAACGCTGTCGGTCTTGGGGTTGCACTGCACTTCTAAGCGCACCCACATCACTTACGACAAAGCCCGCATCGAAAGACGCGGGCTTTTTTGTGGGCTTGTGGGCTCGGATCAGTCGGCGCGGGCCGTCAGCACTTCATCCCGAATGATCTCCGCGATCACCGCGGCATCCTCAACCGAGAAGGTCAGCGGCAAACGCATATCCATCAGACCAGCCAAGATCCGGTCCGTTTCGGGCAAGGACTGCGCGGGCGCGTATCGCCAACTGTCATACCTTGACGTGAATGCCACCGGTTCCGGTGCGCCGAACCATTTCAGCTCTACCCCGCGGGCCAAACATCCCGCCACAACAGCCTCAATCTTCGACGCCGAAATACCCGGCAGCAGCACCTGAATGGAGGACCCTACGATGCTCTCTTCTTCTGGCCTTTCAATCACTTGCAGGCCGGGCGTGTTGCGCAGCCCCTCTTCCACCGTACGGTAGAGCGCGTTCCACCGCGCGACCTGAGCCGACAAATCTGCCAGTTGCGGCCGAAGGATCGCGGCACGCAGGTTATCCATCCGGCCCGACACGTTGGGGGTCACGTATTTCACCTGCGAAAACGCCTCCGCAGGTGGGGCCGCTTTGTGACGCTCAAAAAGCATGTAAGACCCTGATAACATGATCGCTTTCGCCATCATTTCGGCGTCGTCACTGATTAAGAGCCCCCCCTCGCCCGAGTTGAGGTGCTTGTAGGTCTGGGTGGAATAGCAGCCGAAAAGCCCGTGCCTGCCCGATGGCACACCGCGCCAAGCGCCGCCCATGGTGTGGGCGCAATCTTCGATCACGATCACACCTGCGGCGTCACAAATCTCCATCAGACGATCCATGTCGCACAGATGTCCGCGCATGTGGCTGAGCAGAAGCACCTTCGCCCCAGAAGCCGTTGCTTTCGCAGCCAAATCATCAAGGTCGATGACCAAAGCCTCGGTCACTTCAACGTAGACTGGCACCGCGTTCACAGCCGCAATTGCGCCCGGCACGGGGGCCAAGGTGAAGCCGTTGGTCAACACTTTGTCGCCCGGCCCAACACCCACGGCCCGCAGCGCCGCGCCCATGGCATAGCCGCCTGAGGCCACGGCGAGGCAGTATTTCGCTCCGACCGCTTCTGCGAACTCCTGCTCCAGGTAAGCGACCTCTCCGTCGTCGCCGGGGGCTGTGTTGTAGCGATGCAGCCGACCCGAGCGCATGACCGCGACCGCCGCATCAATCGCGGCTTCGGGGATCGGCTCCTGCTGGGTGAAATTGCCGGAAAAAATCGTTTTGCTCATGGCGCTAAGATTGAGCGCCCGTCGGCCCGCGTCAATGGGCCAAACGCACCGCGATCAGGCAAGAACTTCGTCGATCACACGCTCTAGATCGTCGTAATGATCCAACAACCCTTCCGGGTTCAACGCCTCTACATCTCGGCCCGTCGGCCCGAACGTCACAAGGATGCAGGGGATACCCGCCGCCTGCGCTGTCTTACGGTCGGTGATCGTGTCTCCGATCAGTACCGCTTGCGATGTGTCGCCCCCAAGGCGGGCGATCGTCTCATTCAACGGAGCCGCAGAGGGCTTGCGCGTGGGCAAGGTGTCGGCTCCGATCAGGGCGGGGAAACGCTCGGTCAAGCCAAGGCGGGCGATCAGATCAACGGCTAACCCCTCAGGTTTATTTGTACAGATCCCCGTCGCATCGCCCCTTGCCCGCAAGCGGTCTACGGCTGCAATGGCGCCGTCATATAGCGTCGTATGTACATCGATATCGCGCCCATAGGCAGCCAGAAGGGGCTGATATCCGGCGTCGGCCAAGGCTTCGGCCTCTGCGATTCCCATGCGCTGCGCCGCCAATCGCAACATCGCCCGTCCGCCCGCAAAGGCCGTGGCATCGTCTTGGCCCATAACCAGTTGCGGCGGATGGCCCAGTTCAGCAAGCGCCGCATTCGCCGAGGCAATCAGGTCGCCCGCCGTGTCGGCCAACGTCCCATCCAGATCAAAAACCACTGTTCGCATCAAAACCCCAAGCCCTATCGGCATTATTCCGCCCACAGCTATTACAGCTTGTCGGTCAAATTGAACGTAACGGGGCTATGCCCGAGGTCAATGCACGGTTAATAGGCAGCAAACGCAAAGGAAAGACGTTTCATGCAGGCCACATCTCGCCCCCTTGCCCTGATCGTGCTCGCCGCTGGTGCTGGCACGCGGATGAACTCTGATCTGCCCAAGCCGTTGCACCCTCTGGGGTCTGCGCCCTTGGTGGCCCATACCATCGCGGCTGGCATGGCGCTGGAGCCCGCGCGGTTGATCGTCATCACCGGCCACGGGGCGGATCAGGTGGAGGCCGCTTTGCAAGACATCGCACCCGAGGCTGTGACCGTGCGCCAGTCGCCGCAACTGGGCACCGGCCACGCCGTATTGCAAGCCGCCGAGGCGTTGGAAGGTTTCAACGGTGACGCGATGGTCCTTTACGGAGACAGCCCGTTCTTCACGCCCGAAACCTTGCAAGCCATGCGAATCGCGCGAAACGCCCATGACGTTGTGATGCTTGGCTTCCGCCCCGATGATCCGGGCCGCTATGGCCGCTTGGTCATGGACGGCGACACTTTGCAAAAAATCGTGGAATATAAGGACGCAGACGCGGATGAGCGGGCCATTACTTTCTGCAATTCCGGCGTTCTCTGTGCCGAGGCAGGCACGTTGATGGGCCTGCTAAAGCAGATCACCAACGACAATGCCTCGGGCGAATACTACCTGACGGACGTGCCAGAACTGGCCAACAAGGCCGGGCTGACCGCCACCGCCATTGCCTGTGACCCGTCCGAGACTATCGGCATCAACTCACGCGCTGAACTGGCCCGTGCCGAGGCGCAGTTTCAGGCCCAACGCCGGGCCGAGTTGATCGACGCGGGCGTAACGATGCAGGCCCCCGACACGGTTCATTTCGCGCTCGACACCCATATCGGACGCGACGCGGTGATCGAGCCCTATGTGGTCTTCGGCCCCGATGTGACAGTGGAATCCGGCGCGCATATCCGTGCGTTTTCCCATCTGGAAGGCTGCCACGTCAGCGCCGGCGCAATTGTCGGCCCCTATGCCCGCCTGCGCCCCGGTGCGGAGATCGGCAACAACGCCAAGATCGGCAATTTCGTAGAAGTCAAAGCCGCAGAGATTTCTGAAGGCGCGAAGGTTAACCACCTCTCCTACATCGGAGATGCTTTCGTGGGAGAGCGGGCAAATATCGGCGCGGGCACAGTGACCTGCAACTACGATGGCTTCATGAAACACCGCACCACGATTGGCGCGGATGCGTTTATTGGCTCGGATACCATGCTGGTTGCGCCTGTGTCCGTGGGCGTGGAGGCGATGACCGCCAGCGGCTCCACCATCACCGACGACATTCCAAACGGCGCCTTGGCTATTAGCCGCGCCAAACAAGTGAATAAACCCGGTCTTGCCGTTAAGCTGCGTGACCGCCTCAAAGCCATTAAAGCCGCAAAGTCAAAGGATTAACCTATGTGTGGAATCGTTGGTGTTTTGGGCGACCATGAGGTTGCGCCGATCCTTGTAGAGGCGCTGAAGCGTCTGGAATATCGCGGTTATGACAGCGCCGGGATCGCTACTGTGAACGACGGCGTCCTCGATCGCCGCCGCGCCGTGGGGAAACTGGTTAACCTATCCGACACCCTTGTACATCAACCGTTGGCGGGCAAATCCGGCATCGGCCACACAAGGTGGGCCACCCACGGCGGGCCGACTGTCGCCAACGCGCATCCCCATCAAGCGGGCCGTGTCGCCGTTGTCCACAACGGTATTATTGAGAACTTTAAGGAACTTCGTGACGGCCTTCAGCACCGCACTTTCGTATCCCAGACCGATACGGAAACCGTGGCACAACTGTGCGAAGATTTCCTTGATAAGGGCCTGCCGCCCCGTGAAGCCGCCGTTGAAACCCTGAAACATCTTGAGGGCGCCTATGCGCTGGCCTTCCTGTTCCACGGCGAAGAGGATCTTCTTGTCGCCGCGCGCATGGGCTCTCCGCTCGCGATTGGACACGGTGACGGAGAGATGTTCGTCGGCTCAGACGCCATCGCCCTTGGGCCAATGACGAACCAGATCACCTACCTAGAGGAAGGCGATTATGCCTTCGTCACCCGCGCTGGCGCAGAAATTCACGACGCAGATGGCAATCTCGCCAATCGCGAGATGATTAACGTGCCCGCGCAGTCCATGCAGTTGGACAAGGGCGGCCATAAGCACTTCATGGCGAAAGAGATTTTCGAGCAGCCCGTCGTGTTGGCAGATTGCTTGGGCCACTACACGGTGGACGGCGAAGTCGCCCTGCCCGAGACGCTGGATTTCACTCAAACCGACCGGATGATTTTTGTCGCCTGCGGCACCGCCTACTACGCCTGCGCTGTGGCGAAATACTGGTTCGAACAGATCGCGGGCATTCCCTGCGATGTCGATATCGCCTCGGAATTCCGCTACCGCGAACCTCCGGTCTCGGACAAAGCGACTGCCCTGTTCGTCAGCCAATCGGGCGAGACCGCCGACACGCTTGCCGCGCTGCGTTATGTGTCCGAAAAAGTTGACCGGGTCGTATCTGTGGTGAACGTGCCCGGCTCCTCCATCGCGCGGGAATCCGATCTGGCCTTGCCGATCATGGCGGGCGTGGAGGTGGGCGTTGCCTCCACCAAGGCCTTCATGAACCAGTTGGGCGTGCTGGCGAATCTCGCCATTTTTGCCGCCCGCCAGCGGGGCAAGATCGACGCCAAACGCGCGGCAGAGCTGCTGGCAACCCTGCGCGGCATGCCGGGCCTGATCAATCAGGCGCTGGCACTGGAAGGCAAGATCGCCACCCATACCGCGAAACTGGCCGAGGCCTCGTCAGTTCTGTTTCTGGGGCGCGGCGCGATGTTCCCGCTCGCCATGGAAGGGGCGCTGAAGCTCAAGGAAATCAGCTACATCCACGCCGAAGGCTACGCGAGTGGAGAGCTGAAGCACGGCCCCATCGCCTTGATCGACAAGTCCGTTCCGGTGATCGTGTTCGCCCCTAAAGACGCGCTGTTCGACAAGACGATCTCCAACATGCAAGAGGTCATGGCCCGCGATGGTCAGGTTTGGCTGGTGACCGATGCCGAAGGCGCCGAACAGGCCGGTGACGGCACATGGGCAACGTTGGTCATGCCCAAGGTGGACCCGGTCTTGGCCCCCATGCTCTATGCCGTGGCCGCCCAGTTGATTGCCTATCACACAGCGCTTCACAAAGGCACGGATGTGGACCAACCACGCAATCTGGCGAAGTCTGTGACGGTTGAATGACCACGCCCGCCCGCCTTGGCCCTATTGACCTGACGCTAAAAGGGCAGCACGTCAGTCTCGTGCCGCTCGGCCACGACCACCACGATGCCTTGGCCGCTGCCAGCCGCAGCGCCGATCTGCACAAGCTATGGTACACCACCATCCCCTCGGCTGAAGGGATGGCCGCCGAAATCGACCGCCGTTTGGCCGCGCGTGACGCGGGCACCATGATCCCCTTTACCCAAATGGATGCCAGCGGCACGCCCATCGGCATGACCACCTATATGAACATCGACCACGCCGCGCCACGGGTCGAAATCGGCTCTACCTGGATCGCCCCCACGGCCCAACGCGGCCCCCTGAACACCGAGGCCAAACGCTTGCTCCTCACCCATGCGTTCGAGGTCTGGAACTGCCTCGCCGTGGAGTTCCGCACCCACCGGCTGAACCAACAATCGCGCCGCGCGATCGAGCGGCTGGGGGCGCAGTTCGACGGCCTCCTTCGCGCCCATATGCGCAGCCCCAATGGCACGATCCGCGACACCGCCGTCTATTCCATCACCGCCCCGGAATGGCCCGTCGTGCGCACTCACCTCGACTGGCAGATCGCGAAACCCCGATGAATATTGATGACGCCCTCCAAGCCCTCCGTGCCCATGCGGACCCGGAAAAGGCCGCCGGAATGGCCGCCTATCACAAGGCAGAACGGGAATACTTGGGCCTTTCCAACGCTGTGACCGGTGACCTTGCCACCCAATGGCGCAAGGCGGCACCAGATCACGCTAGCCTCGTGGCGCTCGCTCAATCCCTTTGGGACACCGATATTTTTGAGGCCCGAATCGCCGCCGGAAAACTGTTCCTGCAAGCCCGGATGCGCCCCGATGACCACGCTGCTTGGGATTGGATATCTTCTTCCGTGCCCCAGTTCGACTCCTGGGCGATCGCCGACGCCGTCGCCCAAGGCGGCCAAAAACGCCTGATCCAGGACCCCAGCCGCCTCGAGCAGCTCGAAGACTGGACACGTGCCGATCACATGTGGACCCGGCGCGCCGCCTTCGTCTTCACCTTGCCGTTTCTCAAATCCCGCCATCCCTCCGCCACTGAACAAGCCGCCCGCACCCGCGTTCTAGGATGGGCCGAAACCCTTGCGGAAGATCCTGAATGGTTCATCCAAAAAGCCATCGCCTGGTGGCTGCGTGACCTCTCCAAACGCGATCAGGACGCCGCGCGCGGATGGTTGGAAACCCACGGCGCCCGCCTCAAACCCTTCGCCGCCAAGGAGGCCGCCCGCTACCTCCCCTGAAACGCGCGCGCCCTGCTCCTTCATCTTGGCAAATACACCTCCGGGGGTATGCGAGCTTTTTCTTTGAAAAAGTCGCAAAGGGGGCTGGCCCCCTTCCCGCAGCCTCCACCCGCGCCTCAACTCTCGTCAACCCACGCCTACCCTCGTCTGGCCCCGCCGTCCCAACCCACACTTGCCCCCAGAGCGCCACAGGGGTAAGCCCGTGCGCGACTGAACAACGGGACCAATCATGCCCCTTCTAGTGATGAAATTCGGCGGCACCTCTGTCGCCACACTCGACCGCATCCGCCGCGCTGCCAAGCGCGTGGGCCGCGAAGTTGCAAACGGCTACGACGTGATCGTCATCGTCTCGGCCATGTCAGGCGAGACCAACAAACTTGTGGGCTATGTCGAGGAAACCGGCCAGTTCTACGACGCCCGTGAATATGACGCGGTGGTCTCCTCGGGCGAGAACGTGACCGCGGGCCTCATGGCGCTGACCTTGCAGGAAATGGACGTGCCCGCGCGCAGTTGGCAAGGCTGGCAAGTGCCGCTGCTGACCACCGACGCCCACGCCAGCGCCCGGATCGAGGAAATCCCGACCGACAACCTGAACGCCAAATTCGGCGAAGGGATGCGCGTGGCTGTGGTGGCAGGCTTCCAGGGCATCTCGCCCGAAGGCCGCATCACGACCCTTGGGCGCGGTGGCTCCGACACGACCGCCGTGGCCTTCGCCGCCGCTTTCGGGGCCGAACGCTGCGACATCTACACTGATGTGGACGGCGTCTACACCACCGACCCGCGCATCACCACCAAGGCCCGCAAGCTGGACCGCATCTCGTTTGAAGAGATGTTGGAACTGGCCTCTCTCGGGGCCAAAGTCCTGCAAACCCGCTCGGTCGAACTGGCCATGCGCTTCAACGTGCGCCTGCGCGTTCTGTCATCGTTTGAGGAGCCGTCCGATGATGCCGGCACCCTCGTCTGCCCGGAGGAAGAGATCATGGAATCCAACGTAGTAGCCGGTGTCGCCTATTCCCGCGATGAAGCAAAAATGACCCTTCAGTCGGTGGAAGACCGCCCCGGCATCGCTGCCGCCATCTTCGGTCCCTTGTCCGAGGCTGGCGTGAACGTCGATATGATCGTGCAAAACATCTCGGACGGCGGGATCACGGACATGACCTTCTCCTGCCCGGTTGGCGAAGTCGCGCGGGCCGAAAAAGCCATGGGCGACGCGAAAGCAGCGGGCGATATCAACTTTGCCTCACTGATCGCCGATACCGATGTGGCCAAAGTCTCTATCGTGGGGATCGGGATGCGGAGCCACGCCGGCGTTGCTGCGAAAATGTTCCAGACCCTGCGCGACGAAGGCGTGAACATCAAAGTCATCACAACGTCCGAGATCAAAGTCTCGGTCCTGATCGACCGCAAATATATGGAACTGGCCGTGCAAGCCCTGCACGACGCGTTCGAGCTGGAAACAGCTGCCTGATTAGCAGCGCCGCCGGCGCTGTCCGTTATCGCAACGCTCTCGGGTCGTGCCGGTAACCACACGGCCCGCAGCCCCGGCGCCACGCACAACTGTGGTGCCCGCGAAAACCGTGGCATCTACCGCCGTGTCAGCGACGCGCACGGCGGCGCAGCCCTGAAGCATTGCGGCCGCCAGGGCCAGTAACCCTGCCTTCATCGCCTGTCTTGCCACTGCGGCCTCTCCTCGTGTTTTCACGCGTTCTTTATTGGGTCATTAGCACGGCCACGCTCAGTGCGCAAAAACGTGATCCCACCCGCTGCCGCTTCCCTGCTACGCTCCCATAAAGGAACACGACAAAGGGGGCGCTTTTCAGATGAAACACCTACTTCCCACCGCACTACTCTTGGCCGCCGCGCCAAGCCTTGCGGCAGCCGAGGCCGTCACGATCCGAGGCGAAGTCATCGACACTTGGTGCTATTTCTCTGGCGTCATGGGCGGCCCCGATGCAGTCCAGGGCACCGCACATCACACCTGTGCAATCTGGTGCTCGGCAGGCGGCATTCCCGTGGGGCTTCTCGGCGAAGACGGCACCGTCTACATGATCTTGGCGATCGGCGGCGACGATCAAAGCGCCTCGGGCCAGACCCAGTTGGAACTGGCCTCTCACGAGGTCACGGTTGAAGGCGATCTGTTTGCCCGCGACGGGCTGAACTACCTCGTGATTAACACGCTGGTCCAAGATCACGGCATCACCAACATTAACCACACTGATTTCGGCGCCATTCCCGGCTTCGCAATCCCCACCCCGGAGGGCTGAAGATGCGCCAGTTGACAAAAACCACCCTCCTTACCGCGTTTATCGCGGCCGCCGCGGCCCCGTTAGCCGCCCAAGAAGGCCCCTTCTCCGCCGGGTCCGAGGCGCGGTCCTGGAACCTCGCCTGGGAAGAACCTGCCCGTTTTGAGGCCACGGTCGTGGATCTGCTCTGCGAAGTGGCCGGCGATTGCGCCAACGAATGCGCCACGGGGCGGCAGTTGGGCTTGCTGCGGACCGTGGACGGCGTGCTGACCTACCCCAACAAAAACGGCC
Proteins encoded:
- a CDS encoding DNA alkylation repair protein — encoded protein: MNIDDALQALRAHADPEKAAGMAAYHKAEREYLGLSNAVTGDLATQWRKAAPDHASLVALAQSLWDTDIFEARIAAGKLFLQARMRPDDHAAWDWISSSVPQFDSWAIADAVAQGGQKRLIQDPSRLEQLEDWTRADHMWTRRAAFVFTLPFLKSRHPSATEQAARTRVLGWAETLAEDPEWFIQKAIAWWLRDLSKRDQDAARGWLETHGARLKPFAAKEAARYLP
- the glmU gene encoding bifunctional UDP-N-acetylglucosamine diphosphorylase/glucosamine-1-phosphate N-acetyltransferase GlmU, producing MQATSRPLALIVLAAGAGTRMNSDLPKPLHPLGSAPLVAHTIAAGMALEPARLIVITGHGADQVEAALQDIAPEAVTVRQSPQLGTGHAVLQAAEALEGFNGDAMVLYGDSPFFTPETLQAMRIARNAHDVVMLGFRPDDPGRYGRLVMDGDTLQKIVEYKDADADERAITFCNSGVLCAEAGTLMGLLKQITNDNASGEYYLTDVPELANKAGLTATAIACDPSETIGINSRAELARAEAQFQAQRRAELIDAGVTMQAPDTVHFALDTHIGRDAVIEPYVVFGPDVTVESGAHIRAFSHLEGCHVSAGAIVGPYARLRPGAEIGNNAKIGNFVEVKAAEISEGAKVNHLSYIGDAFVGERANIGAGTVTCNYDGFMKHRTTIGADAFIGSDTMLVAPVSVGVEAMTASGSTITDDIPNGALAISRAKQVNKPGLAVKLRDRLKAIKAAKSKD
- the secG gene encoding preprotein translocase subunit SecG — its product is MENVILVIHLILAICLIGVVLLQRSEGGGLGMGGGGGGGGVMTGRQAATALGKLTWFFAIAFLVTSITLTIIAAQNSSTSSVLDGLGGLPPVEGDADSALPPIDSMLPPVGTDGPALPPVSE
- a CDS encoding DegT/DnrJ/EryC1/StrS family aminotransferase, encoding MSKTIFSGNFTQQEPIPEAAIDAAVAVMRSGRLHRYNTAPGDDGEVAYLEQEFAEAVGAKYCLAVASGGYAMGAALRAVGVGPGDKVLTNGFTLAPVPGAIAAVNAVPVYVEVTEALVIDLDDLAAKATASGAKVLLLSHMRGHLCDMDRLMEICDAAGVIVIEDCAHTMGGAWRGVPSGRHGLFGCYSTQTYKHLNSGEGGLLISDDAEMMAKAIMLSGSYMLFERHKAAPPAEAFSQVKYVTPNVSGRMDNLRAAILRPQLADLSAQVARWNALYRTVEEGLRNTPGLQVIERPEEESIVGSSIQVLLPGISASKIEAVVAGCLARGVELKWFGAPEPVAFTSRYDSWRYAPAQSLPETDRILAGLMDMRLPLTFSVEDAAVIAEIIRDEVLTARAD
- a CDS encoding CTP synthase codes for the protein MARFIFITGGVVSSLGKGLASAALGALLQARGFSVRLRKLDPYLNVDPGTMSPFEHGEVFVTDDGAETDLDLGHYERFTGVPASKTDSISSGRIYTNVLEKERRGDYLGKTIQVIPHVTNEIKDFISIGEDDVDFMLCEIGGTVGDIEGLPFFEAIRQFSQDKARGQCIFMHLTLLPFIKASGELKTKPTQHSVKELRSIGLAPDILVCRSEGPIPEKEREKLALFCNVRPDSVIAAQDLSSIYTAPLAYHREGLDQAVLDAFGISPAPKPDLSIWEDVADRINNPEGEVKVAIVGKYTQLEDAYKSIAEALTHGGMANRVKVRVEWVDAEIFEREDVAPHLDGYHAILVPGGFGERGTEGKIKAAEFARTRKIPYLGICLGMQMAVIEAARNLADLDDAGSEEFDHEAGKKRFTPVVYHLKEWVQGNHKVERKVGDDKGGTMRLGAYDAVLTEGSRVAEAYGTTAIEERHRHRYEVDTKYREALEEKGMIFSGMSPDGALPEIVEVKDHPWYIGVQFHPELKSKPFAPHPLFRDFVRAAKDNSRLV
- a CDS encoding aspartate kinase, which gives rise to MPLLVMKFGGTSVATLDRIRRAAKRVGREVANGYDVIVIVSAMSGETNKLVGYVEETGQFYDAREYDAVVSSGENVTAGLMALTLQEMDVPARSWQGWQVPLLTTDAHASARIEEIPTDNLNAKFGEGMRVAVVAGFQGISPEGRITTLGRGGSDTTAVAFAAAFGAERCDIYTDVDGVYTTDPRITTKARKLDRISFEEMLELASLGAKVLQTRSVELAMRFNVRLRVLSSFEEPSDDAGTLVCPEEEIMESNVVAGVAYSRDEAKMTLQSVEDRPGIAAAIFGPLSEAGVNVDMIVQNISDGGITDMTFSCPVGEVARAEKAMGDAKAAGDINFASLIADTDVAKVSIVGIGMRSHAGVAAKMFQTLRDEGVNIKVITTSEIKVSVLIDRKYMELAVQALHDAFELETAA
- a CDS encoding HAD hydrolase-like protein encodes the protein MRTVVFDLDGTLADTAGDLIASANAALAELGHPPQLVMGQDDATAFAGGRAMLRLAAQRMGIAEAEALADAGYQPLLAAYGRDIDVHTTLYDGAIAAVDRLRARGDATGICTNKPEGLAVDLIARLGLTERFPALIGADTLPTRKPSAAPLNETIARLGGDTSQAVLIGDTITDRKTAQAAGIPCILVTFGPTGRDVEALNPEGLLDHYDDLERVIDEVLA
- the glmS gene encoding glutamine--fructose-6-phosphate transaminase (isomerizing), which codes for MCGIVGVLGDHEVAPILVEALKRLEYRGYDSAGIATVNDGVLDRRRAVGKLVNLSDTLVHQPLAGKSGIGHTRWATHGGPTVANAHPHQAGRVAVVHNGIIENFKELRDGLQHRTFVSQTDTETVAQLCEDFLDKGLPPREAAVETLKHLEGAYALAFLFHGEEDLLVAARMGSPLAIGHGDGEMFVGSDAIALGPMTNQITYLEEGDYAFVTRAGAEIHDADGNLANREMINVPAQSMQLDKGGHKHFMAKEIFEQPVVLADCLGHYTVDGEVALPETLDFTQTDRMIFVACGTAYYACAVAKYWFEQIAGIPCDVDIASEFRYREPPVSDKATALFVSQSGETADTLAALRYVSEKVDRVVSVVNVPGSSIARESDLALPIMAGVEVGVASTKAFMNQLGVLANLAIFAARQRGKIDAKRAAELLATLRGMPGLINQALALEGKIATHTAKLAEASSVLFLGRGAMFPLAMEGALKLKEISYIHAEGYASGELKHGPIALIDKSVPVIVFAPKDALFDKTISNMQEVMARDGQVWLVTDAEGAEQAGDGTWATLVMPKVDPVLAPMLYAVAAQLIAYHTALHKGTDVDQPRNLAKSVTVE
- a CDS encoding GNAT family N-acetyltransferase, producing the protein MTTPARLGPIDLTLKGQHVSLVPLGHDHHDALAAASRSADLHKLWYTTIPSAEGMAAEIDRRLAARDAGTMIPFTQMDASGTPIGMTTYMNIDHAAPRVEIGSTWIAPTAQRGPLNTEAKRLLLTHAFEVWNCLAVEFRTHRLNQQSRRAIERLGAQFDGLLRAHMRSPNGTIRDTAVYSITAPEWPVVRTHLDWQIAKPR
- a CDS encoding porin family protein; translated protein: MRFTLSAIALATAFSASGAAAQDASQWTGFYAGFATNIISPEFDNSTATTPLQEGTGFGAYGGYNYAFGDNFVVGAELGFSGPASFQTTLGANDFEFDNVMNARVRGGYAIGSALVYGSLGYQVVNYSASAGVSSAGSADGLVYGIGMEMLLNEQVSVRVDYTSTHMSPDAGTITGGSAGEQIDANAVGLGVALHF